Proteins co-encoded in one Hypomesus transpacificus isolate Combined female unplaced genomic scaffold, fHypTra1 scaffold_208, whole genome shotgun sequence genomic window:
- the zbtb34 gene encoding zinc finger and BTB domain-containing protein 34 → MEDGSSYIEFDVPEFSNTVLNQLNELRLQGKLCDIIVHIQGQPFRAHKAVLAASSPYFRDHSALGTMSGLSISVIKSPEVFEQLLAFCYTGRMSLQLKDVISFLTAASFLQMQAIIDKCTQILEGIHSKISLPASSSPGKDGSQASRNGVKDSSLFINPTQISPPYFSRHGHAGSLETRSELAGKAPGRGRQPEEGQSDRGSSDGVSEQEAPIEGDTEQVELIGKDGQVTDVHVKLEKTDRPSYSDSSSAGDDGYHTELVDGEQVLAVSVGSYGPVIQSTGYTYSGLSSPCFVSLSSSSPSRSMLSGFRGGRARAKRPVVVPAEVLSQIKPGADEGEPGLGSSGLENDVRERSLRSQWYPYNERLICIYCGKSFNQKGSLDRHMRLHMGITPFVCKFCGKKYTRKDQLEYHIRGHTDNKPFHCQICGKCFPFQGTLNQHLRKKHLGASEGGNHMDSPERTEGISGQKDPEDASEGMAFEAQYSEEAPANDIEEASKCSPEEAQASRCDF, encoded by the coding sequence ATGGAAGACGGCAGCAGCTACATCGAGTTCGACGTGCCGGAGTTCAGCAACACGGTCTTGAACCAGCTCAACGAGCTACGCCTGCAGGGTAAGCTGTGTGACATCATCGTCCACATCCAGGGACAGCCGTTCCGAGCACACAAGGCAGTCCTGGCCGCCAGCTCGCCGTACTTCCGCGACCACTCCGCCTTGGGCACCATGAGCGGCCTGTCCATCTCCGTCATCAAGAGTCCCGAGGTGTTCGAACAGCTGCTGGCCTTCTGCTACACGGGACGCATGTCGCTGCAGCTCAAGGACGTCATCAGCTTCTTGACGGCCGCCAGCTTCCTGCAGATGCAGGCCATCATCGACAAGTGCACCCAGATCCTGGAGGGGATCCACTCCAAAATCAGCTTGCCAGCCTCCAGCAGCCCCGGAAAGGACGGCTCTCAGGCCAGCCGCAACGGCGTGAAAGACAGCAGCCTCTTCATCAACCCCACCCAGATCTCCCCCCCATACTTCTCCCGGCACGGCCACGCGGGGAGCCTGGAGACGCGCTCCGAGCTGGCGGGAAAGGCCCCGGGCCGGGGGCGTCAGCCGGAGGAGGGCCAGTCGGACCGCGGCAGCAGCGACGGCGTGTCCGAGCAAGAGGCGCCCATCGAGGGCGACACGGAGCAGGTGGAGCTCATCGGGAAGGACGGCCAAGTGACGGACGTTCACGTGAAGCTGGAGAAAACCGACCGGCCAAGCTACTCGGACAGCTCGTCCGCCGGCGACGACGGTTACCACACGGAGCTGGTGGACGGGGAACAGGTTCTGGCAGTCAGTGTGGGCTCCTATGGCCCAGTCATCCAGTCCACCGGCTACACCTACTCAGGACTGTCTTCTCCCTGCTTCGTCAGTCTCAgcagctccagcccctcccGCTCCATGCTCAGCGGCTTCCGGGGAGGGCGCGCAAGGGCCAAGAGGCCAGTGGTCGTCCCGGCTGAGGTGCTGAGTCAGATCAAGCCAGGGGCGGACGAGGGCGAGCCAGGGCTGGGCTCCTCCGGCCTGGAGAACGACGTCCGGGAGAGGAGCCTACGCAGCCAGTGGTACCCCTACAACGAGAGGCTGATCTGCATCTACTGCGGCAAGTCCTTCAACCAGAAGGGCAGCTTGGACCGCCACATGCGCCTGCACATGGGAATCACCCCTTTTGTCTGCAAGTTCTGCGGGAAGAAATACACGAGGAAAGATCAGTTGGAGTACCACATTCGCGGGCACACGGACAACAAGCCTTTCCACTGTCAAATCTGCGGCAAGTGCTTCCCCTTCCAGGGCACCCTAAACCAACACCTGAGGAAGAAGCACCTGGGGGCGTCAGAGGGCGGCAATCACATGGACTCTCCAGAGAGGACGGAGGGAATCTCCGGGCAGAAGGACCCAGAGGACGCCTCAGAGGGGATGGCGTTCGAGGCACAGTACTCTGAGGAAGCACCGGCCAATGACATAGAGGAGGCTTCAAAGTGCAGTCCAGAAGAGGCTCAGGCGTCCAGATGTGATTTTTAG